The genomic segment GTATCTCAAGAACCCGCCCAGTGCCGAAAAGCTGGCCCAGCTCTATCGCGATGCAGGCATGGCCGCGCGCGAAGGCCTGCGCCTGCAGGGCACCGACGCGAAGGAACGCGGCCTGACCGAGGCGGACGCCGCCGCCGTGATCGCGGCCATGGCGGCCGATCCCAAGCTGATCGAACGGCCCATCGTGGAAACCGAAAAGGGCGTGCGCCTGTGCCGCCCGCCGGAAAAGATTCAGGAAATCCTCTGATCTTGCCGCAGTCAGGCAACGCTTCGTGGATGCTATGCACAACGGCTTGACGACAAGCGGCGGCATAACCTTGCAAATCGGAGAAGGATTTGCGAACGCCGTGTTACAGGAATTGGTCCCCGATACGGGGCCGCGGCAAAGGTGCTGGGCCTAAATGGCAGGATACGAGCTTACCGGGGAACGCAAGTCCACCAAGCTGAAGCGCAAGATTCGTGAATTCCTGGGGCCGTCGGGCGTCTTTTTCCAGGGCTTCCTCGAACATCCGGTGATGGTCGGTTCGATCATCCCGTCCTCGCGCTTCACCATCCGCAGAATGCTGGAGCCGGTGGATTGGGAACAGACGAAGCTGTTCGTGGAATATGGCCCCGGCGTCGGCACCTTCTGTCGCCCGGTGCTGGATCGCCTTTCGCGCGATGCCACGCTGCTGGTGATCGATACCAACCCGATGTTCATCGACTATCTGCGCCGCACGATCGGGGATTCCCGTTTCGTGGCGGTGCACGGCTCGGCCGAGGATGTGGAGGAAATCGTCCGCGCGCATGGGCATGACCATGCCGATTACGTCCTTTCCGGCCTGCCGTTCTCGACCCTGCCCGACGGGGTAGGCACGCGCATCGCGGCGGCCACGGCGCGGGTGATCCGCCCGGGCGGCGCTTTCCTCACCTATCAGTTCAGCAATGTGGCGCGAAATTACACCGCCCAGCATTTCCCCCGCATCGACGAAGGGTGGGAAATGCTGAATGTTCCGCCCTGCAAGCTGTGCTGGGGCTGGAAGGACGAAGGCGAATAAGGGCACGGCCTGTGGCGGGAGAGCCTTCCCGCCTTCAGCCGCGCTTTCCTCAGCCGAAAGTGTCTTCCAGATTTCCGGTCGAGGGGCCGGCAAGCTGACGATGCACTGCCGCGATCACACCGGCAAACACCATCGTGGCCGCCGCGCCGACGATGCCGGACAGGATGCCGTTGACCAGCTGGAAGGCCGTGCCACTGCCCAGCATCGCGGTGATCAGGCCGAAGACGATGCCGATCACCATGGAAATCACCAGGAATGCCACCGTCAGCAGGACATAATAGCCCAGCAGGCGGAAGCTGTTGCCCTTGGTCAGCTGCCAGGACCGATTGAGGATGGCGATTGGGTTGGTCATTTTCTCCAGCGCGATCACCGGGGTGACGAGCGAGATCTTGATCATCACATAGGCCATGACCGGAAGCGCCGCTATCATTGCGATTGCCGAGACAATGCCGAGGCCCGCGGCGGCTGGAGCGGCAACCAGCACGATCAGCGCCAGGGCCAGGGCAAAGCCGGCCAGCAATTGCGATGCGATATAGGGCAGCAGCCCGATCAACCCGGTTTTCAGCGCTTCGCCCACAGTCGGTTTGCTGTCGTCGCGCAGCAGGGCGATCAGGGCGATGAAGCCGACTGCCTGGGCAAGGGCGGAAAGGACTACGGCCAACATGACATCGGGCGGGAAGGCAGCCTGCAATTCGCTTTCCAGCTGGGCCAGCGCCTGCTCGA from the Erythrobacter sp. SG61-1L genome contains:
- a CDS encoding ArsC/Spx/MgsR family protein, producing the protein MKATIWHNPNCSKSRLALETLRNTPGVEVDVIQYLKNPPSAEKLAQLYRDAGMAAREGLRLQGTDAKERGLTEADAAAVIAAMAADPKLIERPIVETEKGVRLCRPPEKIQEIL
- a CDS encoding methyltransferase domain-containing protein encodes the protein MAGYELTGERKSTKLKRKIREFLGPSGVFFQGFLEHPVMVGSIIPSSRFTIRRMLEPVDWEQTKLFVEYGPGVGTFCRPVLDRLSRDATLLVIDTNPMFIDYLRRTIGDSRFVAVHGSAEDVEEIVRAHGHDHADYVLSGLPFSTLPDGVGTRIAAATARVIRPGGAFLTYQFSNVARNYTAQHFPRIDEGWEMLNVPPCKLCWGWKDEGE